A stretch of the Bacillota bacterium genome encodes the following:
- a CDS encoding nucleotidyltransferase domain-containing protein codes for MEVKRIAGRKERVDWQDFRQVRDLLKKEEELAKQQLRKRALDKARKVAVLLKSQYGVEKVYLYGSLAWGKFGKGSDIDLLIVGFRGSNHFWRMQVEAEEIASPFPVSIVCFEDALPPLRNRVLQEGVEL; via the coding sequence TTGGAAGTTAAAAGGATTGCCGGCAGAAAAGAACGGGTTGACTGGCAGGATTTCAGGCAGGTCCGGGATCTTTTAAAAAAGGAAGAAGAGCTCGCGAAGCAGCAATTGCGGAAAAGGGCCCTGGATAAGGCCAGGAAGGTTGCCGTTTTATTAAAAAGCCAGTACGGGGTGGAAAAGGTTTACCTCTACGGCTCCCTGGCCTGGGGAAAATTCGGGAAGGGCTCTGACATCGACCTGCTCATTGTAGGCTTTCGGGGCTCCAATCATTTCTGGCGGATGCAGGTGGAGGCAGAAGAAATAGCCTCTCCTTTCCCCGTCAGCATCGTCTGTTTTGAAGATGCTCTGCCCCCCCTCAGGAACCGGGTGCTGCAGGAAGGAGTGGAACTCTGA
- a CDS encoding GntR family transcriptional regulator, giving the protein MWFDVDQRSNVPIYQQLVEGVKEAVARGVLAVGEKLPSVRELAAQIAINPNTIAKAYQELEREGVIETLRGRGTFVAARKIQVGGGKKKRVIREMLRRVLVEAYYLDLSQEELLSVLEEAVREWYRQRRESGCKEGQ; this is encoded by the coding sequence TTGTGGTTCGATGTTGACCAGAGATCGAATGTTCCCATCTACCAGCAGCTGGTGGAAGGTGTTAAGGAGGCGGTGGCGCGGGGGGTTCTCGCTGTTGGCGAGAAGCTGCCTTCAGTGAGGGAACTGGCCGCTCAGATTGCTATCAATCCCAACACGATCGCCAAGGCGTACCAGGAGTTGGAACGGGAGGGGGTTATCGAGACCCTCCGGGGGCGGGGTACTTTCGTGGCCGCCCGGAAAATTCAGGTCGGCGGGGGGAAGAAGAAAAGGGTGATCAGGGAGATGCTGCGCAGGGTGTTGGTCGAGGCGTATTACCTGGATCTTTCCCAGGAGGAATTGCTTTCCGTGCTGGAGGAGGCGGTACGGGAGTGGTATCGACAAAGGAGGGAAAGTGGATGCAAGGAGGGGCAATAG
- a CDS encoding ABC transporter ATP-binding protein, whose translation MVSTKEGKWMQGGAIETRALTKSFDGELAVDHLDLFVPEGSVFGLMGPNGAGKTTLIRMLMGILRPTSGRGTVLGREIADPSGEARQQVGYVADVQHMYPSFKVEEILNYCARVYRNWDWKRCRTLLKTFQLPTGKLVRALSKGMKTQLALVIALAIRPRLLILDEPAGGLDPVVRRHFMQLIVQEAATGNTTVFFSTHNLHDLERTADHVAVIMKGKLLFSRPLDELKAGSRKIQAVFPEGLPEEIGNLPGIVRVEAQGKVYSLIVGENFDETLERVKFFRPVFLELLDLDLEEIFIHTMAKEGYSREALVLE comes from the coding sequence GTGGTATCGACAAAGGAGGGAAAGTGGATGCAAGGAGGGGCAATAGAAACACGTGCCCTGACCAAGTCGTTTGACGGAGAGCTGGCGGTGGATCACCTGGATCTGTTTGTTCCGGAGGGATCGGTTTTTGGTCTAATGGGCCCCAACGGTGCCGGTAAAACCACCCTGATCAGGATGCTGATGGGCATTCTCAGGCCCACCTCCGGGAGGGGGACTGTGCTGGGGAGAGAGATCGCCGACCCGTCGGGGGAAGCCAGGCAGCAGGTCGGTTACGTGGCGGATGTTCAGCACATGTACCCGTCCTTTAAGGTGGAGGAAATTTTGAATTATTGCGCCAGGGTTTACCGCAACTGGGATTGGAAGCGGTGCCGGACCCTGCTGAAAACCTTCCAACTCCCAACGGGGAAACTGGTGCGGGCGCTCTCGAAGGGGATGAAGACCCAGCTGGCCCTGGTCATTGCCCTCGCGATCCGGCCGCGGCTTTTGATTCTGGATGAACCGGCCGGTGGTCTTGACCCCGTGGTCCGCCGCCACTTCATGCAGTTGATCGTGCAGGAGGCCGCTACAGGCAACACGACGGTCTTTTTTTCCACCCACAACCTGCACGACCTGGAGCGGACGGCAGATCACGTCGCCGTCATTATGAAGGGGAAGCTCCTTTTCAGCAGGCCGCTGGACGAACTCAAAGCCGGATCGAGAAAGATCCAGGCGGTCTTTCCGGAGGGTTTGCCCGAAGAAATCGGGAATCTGCCGGGAATCGTCCGGGTGGAGGCTCAGGGAAAGGTATATTCCCTGATTGTGGGAGAAAACTTCGACGAAACCCTCGAGAGGGTTAAGTTTTTTCGTCCGGTGTTTCTCGAACTTCTCGATCTCGACCTGGAAGAGATCTTTATTCACACTATGGCCAAGGAGGGATACAGCCGTGAAGCGCTTGTGCTTGAATAG
- a CDS encoding ABC transporter permease subunit produces the protein MKRLCLNRSLVWKEWKQNWWKFWAVGVLMSMTPVLGTIFILIIRAVEPTAYFNGTTFSQDPTIWSFPIAEMVHGTFDSSSMGTLAVVLALGLGAVLLAQERHQNTLEFLVATPVSRREIAATKFLVGAGTITGIMLVNLLFIVVMALILPARYTNSAALVWFGATTPVLLAAYALGFLVAAVTGSLPASFVGALGIMYLPKIALPLLEELLTLFGVIPYGPSRVPDILHRIERFLSLPDYIQGYHYGQVNGWLVPGMLLAAAAFFLLAVYLFERNPLERTGQILMFGNTRAIFRVGISLFTAALASIITPGILGNRPGAALMLGVFLGTYALCSALILIFYKVQCNLG, from the coding sequence GTGAAGCGCTTGTGCTTGAATAGGAGCTTGGTCTGGAAGGAGTGGAAACAGAACTGGTGGAAGTTCTGGGCGGTTGGCGTGCTCATGAGCATGACACCTGTATTGGGTACCATTTTCATCTTGATTATCAGAGCCGTTGAGCCCACCGCTTATTTCAACGGCACGACTTTTTCGCAGGACCCCACCATCTGGTCGTTTCCGATTGCCGAAATGGTTCACGGCACTTTCGACAGTTCATCCATGGGCACCCTTGCCGTTGTCCTGGCTCTGGGGCTGGGGGCGGTTCTGCTCGCCCAGGAGCGCCATCAGAACACCCTGGAGTTCCTGGTGGCCACACCGGTCAGCAGGCGGGAGATCGCCGCGACCAAGTTCCTGGTGGGTGCCGGGACGATCACGGGCATCATGCTCGTCAACCTGTTGTTTATTGTCGTCATGGCCTTGATCCTGCCGGCCCGGTACACCAATTCTGCTGCTCTTGTCTGGTTTGGTGCCACCACCCCGGTACTGCTGGCGGCCTACGCCCTGGGTTTTCTGGTGGCGGCGGTGACCGGCAGCCTGCCCGCCTCTTTCGTGGGCGCCCTGGGCATTATGTACCTTCCTAAGATAGCACTCCCGCTTTTGGAAGAACTGCTTACTCTCTTTGGTGTCATCCCGTATGGCCCCAGCCGGGTGCCGGATATTCTGCACCGTATCGAAAGGTTTTTGTCACTGCCTGATTACATCCAGGGATACCACTACGGCCAGGTGAACGGCTGGCTGGTGCCCGGGATGCTCCTGGCGGCTGCCGCATTCTTTCTGCTTGCAGTGTATCTCTTCGAGCGCAACCCCCTGGAGCGCACAGGCCAGATCCTGATGTTCGGAAACACCAGGGCGATCTTCCGGGTAGGGATCTCCCTGTTTACCGCGGCTCTTGCTTCCATTATTACCCCTGGCATTTTAGGTAACCGGCCCGGGGCCGCGCTGATGCTGGGGGTGTTTCTGGGCACATACGCGCTCTGTTCTGCGTTGATCCTGATATTCTACAAGGTCCAGTGCAATCTGGGCTGA